The Glycine soja cultivar W05 chromosome 3, ASM419377v2, whole genome shotgun sequence genome window below encodes:
- the LOC114405072 gene encoding protein MAIN-LIKE 2-like: protein MGLFHSYLPWGAVLVIEGAYLRNATHGVCCSGWQAVVTGAGSALQPGAYGRALHAGVLTGGLPEAPWSFNMASSSSSNHYDVAFGPLEDDLLWMQKSHISQHIWNGANQRTLKIRRATPLYNHREAPPEEIIPLLQVSGLYPIAVEDVSVLLGISVDGRPLTGNTNIDWFELCHELLGVMPDDDAVDGNSLLLSWLTSQFANINDFIGNQQGLERFARAWILRFIEGVMFVDKSSKRVPMRYLQFLRDLRECSTYA from the exons ATGGGTCTGTTCCATTCTTATTTACCTTGGGGTGCTGTTCTGGTGATTGAAGGCGCTTACCTGAGGAACGCGACACATGGCGTTTGTTGCAGCGGGTGGCAGGCGGTGGTGACAGGGGCTGGAAGTGCCCTGCAACCAGGCGCGTACGGTCGCGCCCTGCACGCAGGCGTGTTGACTGGTGGCCTGCCCGAGGCGCCTTG GAGTTTTAATATGGCAAGTTCGTCATCATCTAATCATTATGATgtggcatttggaccattagaGGATGATTTATTGTGGATGCAAAAAAGCCATATATCACAACATATTTGGAATGGTGCTAATCAAAGGACGTTAAAAATTCGACGAGCCACACCACTGTATAATCATAGAGAAGCACCACCCGAGGAAATTATTCCTTTATTACAAGTTTCAGGTTTGTACCCGATAGCAGTTGAAG ATGTTTCTGTGCTACTTGGTATTTCTGTGGATGGAAGACCTTTAACTGGCAATACAAATATTGACTGGTTTGAGTTGTGCCATGAATTATTGGGTGTCATGCCTGACGATGATGCAGTTGACGGGAACTCACTTTTATTGAGTTGGCTGACTTCTCAATTTgcaaatattaatgattttatagGCAACCAACAAGGGCTTGAAAGATTTGCTCGAGCTTGGATCTTAAGATTCATAGAAGGCGTGATGtttgttgacaaaagcagcAAAAGGGTGCCAATGAGATATTTGCAATTTTTGAGAGACCTTAGAGAGTGCAGCACTTATGCATGA